Below is a genomic region from Triticum dicoccoides isolate Atlit2015 ecotype Zavitan chromosome 5A, WEW_v2.0, whole genome shotgun sequence.
AGAGAAGGGGGCCGTCAGGGATGTGTTATCGGCTTCAGAAACCAGATGGGCGCCGGTCCAGCAATCAAGGGCGAGAGAGAGACCGCTCCGAGGAGCGGGGGAGAAGAGGGAACGATAGAACCCATCAACATGGGAGCGGATGTCCCGGGGGTCCTGAAGGAGAGAGGCTCCATCCCAAAGGCAGGGGATGGTGTTGCGTCTGCGACGCCCGTTGGCGATCGCCTGGAAGTAAGCCGTATTCACGTCACCCTTCAAGACCCAACGCTGAGCGCCCCAGATACGCCAATAGGCCTCCTCATCCGTGTAGATCACGGAGAGCTGGTCCTCGAGGTCATAGCGGGACAGCCACTTGTCCGGGGAGAGACCAACCACGTCAGCCCGGAGGTCAAGGGCCTGGATCGCAGTCAGCAGCGCCCTCTTACGCTCCCTGGTGTCACGGCCCAAGTTGGCTCCCCACCCCTTCATAAATTGCCGAGCACGCTTCGCACAGAAGTGCCACGCGTCTATGGCGGaaggggggcgggggtgggggtgggcatGAGCCTCGATCCAACGAGCACTGACGGCGTCGGAGAATCCGGCCTGGGAGAGCCAGAAGGACTCGAAACGGAACCGAGGGGGAATCTGAGGACGCTCGTCCGTGGAGGAGAGAAGCAAGGGGACGTGATCCGACCCAATCCGGGTGATGGCACGAAGAGAGGCTAAGGGGCATCGGAGGTCCCACTCGGGGGAGACTAGGACCCTGTCCAAGATGGAGAGGGTCGGGGAGGCTTGGCGGTTGGTCCAAGTAAAACGGGCCCCAACCCGATCAATTTCCCGGAGGGCAAGGTCGGCAATGAAGTCGTTAAACATGTCCATCCGGGCAAAACTAACATTGCCATTATTCTTGTCATCCGCAAATCGCAGCAGATTGAAGTCCCCCCCCCCCCGACAACAACGGGGAGGGAGGCGGCCGAGATTTTCCGGTGAAGCTCCTCCAGGAAGGAAGTCGACCGACTATGGTCGGCCGGGCCATAGACTATGATGATCTCCCACTTGAAGTTAAGCGATCTCTCGAAGACCTCCATGCTCACGAAGAATTCGCCCCGATCCATGCtgcccacctcaaaggtggcatccttcacacctaaGAGGATGCCGCCCGAGTGACCCGCGCTCCCACTAGACGGGAGCCAGTGCCACGCAAAGAGGTGAGAGCTCAGccggtcaagctcaggaagcgcaaATTCGCGACGCATGGTCTCCTGCACGGCCATGATGTCTATGTGCTCATCTCGCATGTACTCCACTAACTGGCAGCGGcggccatcatggccgaagccgcggatgttccagaagagggcTCGCATCAAGGGACcattggggggctgcttgaccccaggacacAGGACGCGCTAAGCGCTCGAAGAGCCGCCGTGCGGGAGCGGGTGCGTCCCCGGATCTTCGGCCCGGCCCCCGAGGAAGGGGGAGCCGCCTGCCGCGTCCGAGGAGGGGGGGCAGAACCCCTGGTTAGCGCAGGGGCAGGGGGAACAGCGAGGGCCGCTCGGGCCTCCGCTAGTTTCCCGTCAAGAACCTCCCGGGCCCTGATGGCCGCAACCTGGGCGAGAGGGGGGCCCACCTCCCCACGAAAGATGATCGCGGAATCGGAGGCCACTTTGGCGAGATGGCCCAGAGGAACAGATACAAGAGCAGAGAAAGAACAAGACGAAGTAGAGGGGGGAGCGGAGGGCGTACCTGGCTGCAGGTTGCGGGCGGCAGCGCGGAGCTGAGCCCGCTCGGGGATGGGAAGCGCCGGGCGGCCCTCGGGGTGGGCAGCGTCCAGCCGAGCACTCCGGCGGGAGGCCACCACCGGGGAGGAAGCCGACCGGTCGCGNNNNNNNNNNNNNNNNNNNNNNNNNNNNNNNNNNNNNNNNNNNNNNNNNNNNNNNNNNNNNNNNNNNNNNNNNNNNNNNNNNNNNNNNNNNNNNNNNNNNNNNNNNNNNNNNNNNNNNNNNNNNNNNNNNNNNNNNNNNNNNNNNNNNNNNNNNNNNNNNNNNNNNNNNNNNNNNNNNNNNNNNNNNNNNNNNNNNNNNNNNNNNNNNNNNNNNNNNNNNNNNNNNNNNNNNNNNNNNNNNNNNNNNNNNNNNNNNNNNNNNNNNNNNNNNNNNNNNNNNNNNNNNNNNNNNNNNNNNNNNNNNNNNNNNNNNNNNNNNNNNNNNNNNNNNNNNNNNNNNNNNNNNNNNNNNNNNNNNNNNNNNNNNNNNNNNNNNNNNNNNNNNNNNNNNNNNNNNNNNNNNNCCCAGGGGGCGACGAGGGAGAGGCCAACAGCCCCGGCCCCGCACAACCTAGGGGGCTCTGGGTCACGGGCAGAGGAGCGACCCGAGGAGGAGAGAGCGCACCCGAGGCCGAAGAGCATGCCCCAGAAGGAGCCCGAGGGGACGACGGGGCCGGGGGCGCGTCGGGCGGCGTGGAGAGGACGGTGGCGGGGGGAGGCGAAGCCGGAGGGGGGGCATCCACAGGAGGCGACGCCGCACCCTCAGGGACCGCCGACAGAGCGGAGAGCAGCCCTCCGGTCAGGCCGACTGGGGCCATCCCCGGAGGCGGGGGGGACGGGGGAGTgcggggaggaggccgggcagACCACCAGGCCGACACTGGAGATGTCGCTCCCCTCGGATGACGACCCGTTAGGGATCGGCGGGTCATCCACCATGGGGCCGGGAGCAGCCTGGCGGCCCTTGCCCCCCTTAGTCGGAGGGGGGCGAGGGGGAGGGGGAGCGGGAATCCTCGGACGCCCCCTCCTTGTCAGAGCGGTGGGAGCGAGAGTGATGCCGGCCGTGGAAGTCTTCGCCGGCCCCCCGGTGGTCGTCAGGGGGGCCGACGTCGAGGGAGCGGGGGCGCCCAACATGGTTGGGCGGCTCGGGGGCGATCCTGAGGTCGAAGCCCTGGTTGTTGAAGAAGACTCGGACCGAGGTGTGCAGCTTGGTGGAGTCGAGACACTTGACCTTGAcccgcacctcctcctccttgcggagtgagagctcgtcgaccaccaccaccttgccaaGGAGGCGAGACATCTGGCGGATGACGAGCTCTGACCGCGCGATGTCAGGAAGACCGGAGATGAGGATCCAGGCGGTGTCGAGGACAGCCACGACCTAAGCGTCGAGAACTGGCTCGGAGATCTCGACAACCAGCTGGTTGAGCGCGAGAGTGATCCGGCCACTACGCGTGGCGTAGCCGTAGctgacggagtcggggaagacgacaGAGAAGATGTGACCGGCGGTGGGGGTGACCACCCAGTCCCACTTGCGGcggtagaggtggttgagctcggcctcgaTCATCTCCGAGGACGCCACCCCATCCACGACGGAGACAATCGCCTGAAGGGATGGCGAAGGAGGAGGGGCGTCCGGGACCTCAAGGTGGAAGAAGCCCAGCCCCTCGATCCCGTGACCATACATCATGAGCTCAGAGACCACCGGTCTGGCCGGGCACAGAATGGTGGGGTGGCCAGGGTCCttgcagaggtagcagcactggggGTTGACACATGCAACCTGAGAGTGTCCCCTCACCCCACAGTTGAAGCATGGGGGGCGAGGGAGACCGGAGACGGGGCCCGGAGCGGTGGAGGCCCCCGGAACCGTGGAGGGAGGCACGGCCGGAGTGAGGCGGACACCCcggcgcttcttcttcttggcggggCCAGGGCAGCCGcgggaggtgccaccaccaaaggccGGAGCTGGGACCGTAGTCCTCGCGGAAGCAGCGTGCGGGGGAACGTAGCGGCGGGTGTCCGGGGTGGGGAGGATACCGTCCCGCGGACAGGGAGAGCCGGCACGAACCggccgggcgggggagggggaccgGTCCCTACGACGGGATGGCGAGGGGGAGCGCCGGCGGCGCCAGTCACCCGACGACGCCCGAGGCGAACTAGACCGGGCCCAGTCATCCCGGCGGGAGGGGGAGCGGCGACTGTCCCGGAGCTCCCNNNNNNNNNNNNNNNNNNNNNNNNNNNNNNNNNNNNNNNNNNNNNNNNNNNNNNNNNNNNNNNNNNNNNNNNNNNNNNNNNNNNNNNNNNNNNNNNNNNNNNNNNNNNNNNNNNNNNNNNNNNNNNNNNNNNNNNNNNNNNNNNNNNNNNNNNNNNNNNNNNNNNNNNNNNNNNNNNNNNNNNNNNNNNNNNNNNNNNNNNNNNNNNNNNNNNNNNNNNNNNNNNNNNNNNNNNNNNNNNNNNNNNNNNNNNNNNNNNNNNNNNNNNNNNNNNNNNNNNNNNNNNNNNNNNNNNNNNNNNNNNNNNNNNNNNNNNNNNNNNNNNNNNNNNNNNNNNNNNNNNNNNNNNNNNNNNNNNNNNNNNNNNNNNNNNNNNNNNNNNNNNNNNNNNNNNNNNNNNNNNNNNNNNNNNNNNNNNNNNNNNNNNNNNNNNNNNNNNNNNNNNNNNNNNNNNNNNNNNNNNNNNNNNNNNNNNNNNNNNNNNNNNNNNNNNNNNNNNNNNNNNNNNNNNNNNNNNNNNNNNNNNNNNNNNNNNNNNNNNNNNNNNNNNNNNNNNNNNNNNNNNNNNNNNNNNNNNNNNNNNNNNNNNNNNNNNNNNNNNNNNNNNNNNNNNNNNNNNNNNNNNNNNNNNNNNNNNNNNNNNNNNNNNNNNNNNNNNNNNNNNNNNNNNNNNNNNNNNNNNNNNNNNNNNNNNNNNNNNNNNNNNNNNNNNNNNNNNNNNNNNNNNNNNNNNNNNNNNNNNNNNNNNNNNNNNNNNNNNNNNNNNNNNNNNNNNNNNNNNNNNNNNNNNNNNNNNNNNNNNNNNNNNNNNNNNNNNNNNNNNNNNNNNNNNNNNNNNNNNNNNNNNNNNNNNNNNNNNNNNNNNNNNNNNNNNNNNNNNNNNNNNNNNNNNNNNNNNNNNNNNNNNNNNNNNNNNNNNNNNNNNNNNNNNNNNNNNNNNNNNNNNNNNNNNNNNNNNNNNNNNNNNNNNNNNNNNNNNNNNNNNNNNNNNNNNNNNNNNNNNNNNNNNNNNNNNNNNNNNNNNNNNNNNNNNNNNNNNNNNNNNNNNNNNNNNNNNNNNNNNNNNNNNNNNNNNNNNNNNNNNNNNNNNNNNNNNNNNNNNNNNNNNNNNNNNNNNNNNNNNNNNNNNNNNNNNNNNNNNNNNNNNNNNNNNNNNNNNNNNNNNNNNNNNNNNNNNNNNNNNNNNNNNNNNNNNNNNNNNNNNNNNNNNNNNNNNNNNNNNNNNNNNNNNNNNNNNNNNNNNNNNNNNNNNNNNNNNNNNNNNNNNNNNNNNNNNNNNNNNNNNNNNNNNNNNNNNNNNNNNNNNNNNNNNNNNNNNNNNNNNNNNNNNNNNNNNNNNNNNNNNNNNNNNNNNNNNNNNNNNNNNNNNNNNNNNNNNNNNNNNNNNNNNNNNNNNNNNNNNNNNNNNNNNNNNNNNNNNNNNNNNNNNNNNNNNNNNNNNNNNNNNNAGTCGGCCCAGCGGAAGGGGGCGCCCGGGGCAGCCGGCGCGGCGGCGTCCGGCGCGGGGGGCGGCGGCAGGGTCGCCGGCGGAAGGCCCGACAGGGAGAGGGCGGGGGGAGGCAACGGCGgcgccgtggcggcggcggcggagtcgcCCGCGGAATCACCCGAGACCGTCATCCTTACTGGTCTAATGAGGCGCTGCAGACGAGTGTCAGGGCATCTCCATTGCAAGACGCTTCGGTAGACGCTTAAGAAGAAGAAATTAATTTCTTAAAATAAAAATTATGCTAAGCGCCTCCGTGACCCAACGCTTGGCGCTAATCACTAGCATATGTACCTCGACTGCTTAGCATCCATAGCTCATTAGATTCACAATGATATTAGCTGTGGCAACTTGGTCAATTTCTCAACCAAGAATATTATTACATATGTTCGAAATAACATATGTGACGACTCGCTCAATGGCGCGATATCTGCAACAGCCGATGTCATGCATAAATACATTACATTTCTTTTTCATCCCATGAGGAATCGTCGAGGCCGTCAACCTCATATTGCACTCTTAGCATAGACCACAGCTTGATGGTGCATTAAGAAGTGCTTTTGCTCTTGattcggaagaagaagaagaagaagaaaaagaatatacCGTACAATCTTATCAAAAGCTATGCCATGCATCCTGGTTCACGTTGCTATATGCATCTCTGGAAATTTTGGAGCTGAACTTTAAACAACCACTGTCAGGCGGGGTAGACATCAAGAAAAGGAAAGTGGATGCATTGGATCTGCGGAGGTGGGCCAGCCAAATCGCCGTGACCAAACCAAGCAAACCCGAGCCACCGAAACAGAGTCGTCCCCTCTGCCCTCTGGTCTCACCGTCACCCATACAAGACCGGGACAATGCAAAAGCTCTTTTGGACTGGGAAAGGCCAAGCCGAGCGTGTTCTCCCTCCCAGGCATTGgcttctactcccttcgttcctaaatacttgtctttctagacatttcaaatgactactacatacggatgtatgtagacatattttaaagtgtagattcactcagtttgctccgtatgtagtcatttgttgaaatgcctagaaagacgagtatttaggaacggagggagtagtgtacAAAGTGAAAAGAAATATCCTTTCCctcaaaaagaaaaagtgaaaagaaATATCCGGCGCAACGTGACAACAGACTTCCTCATGCTTGAGGGACCCTGATAAATCCTTATTTCAAATAATTTTTTGTTGCAATTTTAGTGATTCAAGTTTGGCTGACAAGCATTACAACTCCGTGCTCAATGTACTTTTTTTTGCTAAAAAGGTTACCGTGTGTGTTAACTAAACCTGTCATCCTCACGTCATTAAAATTGCCCTAAAAACATTAAACTTGCAATTGCCAAATACCGAACCTTCAGGATTTATCATTTTCGTAAAAAAAAAAGAGCACCAGATTGAATATCAAATCCACTCGAAACAAATAACTAGGAGtaacatttttcttttcttttagggcATGTCTTATACGATGGCTGCTAGAGCATATGCAAACATATGTGAAATGCTCCACCTTGTAATTCATGAATGTTTTAGTTAAAACACAAAATTAGAGTAAGGGTGAACAAagcatgtctttatgtcaaatcacCCGATTTTATTTTCTTTCAGTGTAAGTCGATTCTTTGAGCCGCCGCCAGATCTTATTTGTACGTTTGTGCATGTGTCTTCTACATTCGGCTGAACCGACCACCACCACCATGGGATGATCCGCTTGTTGCCGCCACCCATGGCCGCTTTGTCGCCTCGCCCTCCCCTCACCGCCTCCGACTGCTACGCCGCCGCTCACAACCGCTCGCAAGATCGTCCCCATCTCCGGGGAGGTTCTCGCTCAGCCTCGCCGCCGCTGACAGCGCCGTTGCCGGCTTTGGTCTCGAGCTGCGATTGTGTTCACTGTTCTCCCTTAAATCGACTCACACAAATTTGAAATTCGATTGTGAATAGCTCCTACACCAGAAAAAAAAAGGGTGAGAGAACCCTTGACAGGCTGTGCTCTGGGCACAAGACGGTTACGTGAGTGACGTGACGTATGGCTTCCTCCGGCTTCGCTTTAAACCCCACCCCCTCCCTCCGGATCCATCCCCATTCCCATTCCGATTCGCTCCTTCGCTCAGAGACAGGCCATGGCGCTCCATCTTCACCGcctacccctcctcctcctcctcctcctcctcgtgctaTCCACCGCCTCCGCCACCCACTCGCCGGAGACCGCgcgcacccaccaccaccaccaccgctcgCCCTTCGGCACCGCCACCGCCCACTTCCACCCCGTCCCTGCCGCCGCGCCCTCCATGCACCAAAACCACCTCCACGCCGACACCCAGTCTCTGCTCGCCACCGGCGACGTCGACCCCGTGCTCTCCGACGCGCAGCCAACGGACGCGGCGGCCACACCGCCTCCCGCGCTCGTCCTCCCGGTGCCGGATCTCGCCGAGGCGACGCCGCAGCCGCAGGAGGAGGGGCCCGCTgcagcgacgacaacgacgacgaccaGCACGCTTCTCCCGCTTCCTGCCACGGTGGCGACCACCTCGAGCCCGCCTCCGCCTCCCGCCGTGTCCGACGCCGAGCAGGGGCTGCAGCAGCTCGCGAGGGTGCTCACCTCCCTAGGGTACAACGAGATGGCGTCGGAGGCGCCGCTCCTTGCCCGCGCGCCGCCGCTCGCGAGGTGGCCTGGGGCCATCACCGTCTTCGCCGCCCCCGACGCCTTCCTCCAGGCGTCCTGCCCCATGTGCTCGCGCCGCCACCTCCTCGAGCAGCACATCGCCATGGGCTACTACCCCTActccgacctcgccgccgccgccaccatgaagATCCCCTCCGCCTCCGTCGGCTTCTGCATCAAGGTCGCCACAGAGCGGGGCCCCTTCGGCATCCACTACGCCAGGATCTACGCCGACGGCGTCGAGGTGTCCCACCCAGAGCTCTACAACGACGGCCGCTACGTCGTCCACGGCCTCCACGGCTTCCTGCGCCCGCTCACGCACTCCTGCTTCGAcggcccgcaccaccaccacctcacCGGCCGCTCCGCCGCAGCCtccgcggccaccgccgcctccgtggTGCGCATCATGATCCGCGACGCCATGGCGCGACTCCGCGACGGGGGCTACGGCTTCATGGCGCTGGCCATGCGCGTCAAGTTCGCCGAGCTCGAGAAGTACGCCAACCTGACGCTCTTCGCGCTCGACGACCCGGCCATCTTCGTCGGCGGAGGCCACGACTACGTCTCGGCGGTGCGCTTCCACATCGTCCCCAACCACCGCCTCACGCGCGCCGACCTCCAGCGCCTCCGCCCAGGCACGGTCCTCCCCACGCTGGCCGGCGAGGGCCAGAGCCTCGTGGTCACCCACTACGCCACCGACTCGGCCTCCTCCAACTCCAACGACGTCCGCATCAACTACATACCCATCAAGGAGCCCGACGTGGTGGTCAACTCGCGCATCGCCGTCCACGGCGTCTACGTGCCGTTCCCCCGCCTCCACCTCGCCGACCTCGCCGCCTCGGTCGCCGTCGCGTCCGCCACCGACCAGAGGAACGACACCTGCGGCACCGGGGGACCCTTCGGCAGCTGCGCCTCGTCAGCGTCGGCGATCACCTCTCCCAAGAGGCAAGTAGCTCATGGCGAGTGATGCGTACGTGAGTCGTCTCGATCCTTTTGCTCTGTTATGTTTCTAGCCATGGAGGATTTACTGCTACTAGTGCGTAGTGCTTTGGATGAGTGATTTGGACAGTCGTTTAGTTAGTTGCCTAGCTTATCGTGGTGATGAGTACATTTTGTGGCGCCGAATGGTTGTTGCCTAGCTTATCCAGTGCGTCTTGAATGAATTTTGATGCGAATTCGATTCATCTTCTCGTTGCTCTGTTCTGACCGTGTGCTATACTTTTGTTCTTGCTTGTGCTATACTTTTGTTCCTGCATTCATCAGTTACTGTTCTTGCTTGTGCTTAATTCACGTCCAGTTTTTACTTTGAAATCTGAATCATCCTACGCATGCATACAAGGATGCCCCAAAAACACTGCATTGATAGTTTTATTATTGTTCTGTTAAGATGTAGTATTAAATTGACTTTGCAGATGATCTTGTCATGGTTTGGTGTGGAGGATCTTTGTCTACTTCAGTTTGTTTGTTCTGGTCATCCTTACCATCTGCATATTTATGTGTTTTGCACCATGGATTATACAGCGTGAATGTTATATAAatttgtaagacaataggctttggggggaaccggtacaaccctctaggggtggcctatcacatatatatataatgaggtggtatacaacgttacaatatacacatgtaaatacagtctaacaccctccctcaatcttagccactttctaatgaatctagaagggtaagattgcgcctgcaagtctcaaactgtggcaaaggcaatggcttggtgaagatgtcagcaagttgatccttggaagaaataaacttgatctgtagttgcttctgagagacacgttcacgcacaaagtgatagtcaacttcaatgtgtttcgttcgggcatggaataccggatttgcagaaaggtatgtagcaccgatgttatcacaccaaagaacaggaggctgtgattggggtatacttaactcctgaagcaaggactgtacccagataatctctgatgtggcattggccacagccttatactcagcctcagtactgctacgcgagacagtagcctgtttccgagcactccaggcaatcaggttagagccaaagaagacagcataaccccccgtggatcgcctgtcatccggattgccagcccagtctgcatcagaatatgctgaaagacaaccagagtcacacggccgaatatgcaaaccatgagccaccgtgaaacgaatatagcgcaaaatccgcttaacagcagaccaatgagtgtcacggggtgactgcagatactggcagactcggataacagcataggaaatgtctggtcgcgtgatcgtcaagtactggagcccaccaacaatactccggtactcggtcgcatcagaagaagaaagaagcacaccatcaacagcattgagcttatcagtggtagacatgggtatagtcgtcggtttgcacttaagcatcccagctcgctgcaacaaatccagagagtacttcttctgcgtcataacaaggccagcagcacggaagtaacctccacaccaagaaagtaatgaaacttcccaaggtccttgaccgcaaaatcagcaccaagtgagcgaacaagcgcagtagcagccgactgagaggagctgaccaaaatgatatcatctacatagaccaacaagtacatagtaacctcaggcctttgaagaagaaacaatgaggagtcagcagttgatgatgcaaaaccatgagcacgaagagccattgcaagacgagcatgccaagcacgaggagcctgcttcagaccataaattgccttggacagacaacagagatgatcagggcgatccggatcagagaaacccggaggctggcgcatgtaaacctcctccgccaagacaccatgaagaaaagcattttgaacatcaagctgacgaagaaaccaacctcgagtaacagccagagagagaaggagtctgatggtagtaggcttgaccactggactgaaggtgtcttcatagtcaagtccaaaacgctgtcgaaaaccacgagcaaccagacgagccttatagcgctcaatggacccatcagaatgcctcttcactttgaaaacccatttggaatcaatgacatttacccgtgattgtggaggaataagagtccatgtctgattgtgaagaagcgcttgatactcctgctccatggcctctctccaatgaggaatgcgcatagcagcttgatacgtgcgtggctcagaggatggatctgcgagagcagcagacatgcacgccgctaaccaagcaactgtgccatcgtgacgttgcttaggctgaaaaatgccactccgactgcgcgtatgtggacgtagagcagcagcaggagccggcggaggcgaaggtgacggagacgtgacggtcgccggagatgcaggaatcacctcaggcgagctcgggacagacgactccggactgcatggcgaagactggcccgacgacaggggctcagaggccatgggcgaaccgagggtgggcgacgccagctccggtgacaccggcccagacggccttggcgaggcgagagcaggcgaggccggccctggtgagaagggcccagacaccctgggcgaggcaggggcgggcgaggccaggcctggtgatgactgccccgacgccctgggcgagacggggaccgaggaggctggcccagtcggcggggttgcagggcgcgacgatggcgaaggcagcccagaagccagaggcgaccgggccaggacgtcgatcggccgtgcatgagcacggaaaccgaggccatgcaggggcaccatgtgctcctcatgcacaacagaaggtgccgatgATGAAGGCGATggtgacgaagaggaagatggcgcttccagaatctccaaatgagccccacgaccagtgcctgcaccatggttaggcaacaatagaggagaatatgcaacatcatcaaattggtcagaagcaacagaggatgaatgcatgacaggtagctcggtagtggacacagggaggttggcaaagggaaaaacatgctcatcaaacacaacatcccgagagatgtagacacgattagtgggaacatgaagacatttgtatcctttatgaagagagctataaccaagaaaaacacacttcttggaacgaaactcgagcttacgcttgttatatggacggagatggggccagcaagcacacccaaacaccttgagaaaggtgtagtccggttgttcattaaggagaacttcaatgggagccttcatattcaaaacacgagtgggagtacgattgatgagaaaacatgcagtggtgaaagcatcactccaaaaacgaaacggaacagatgcatgggccaaaagagtcagaccagcttcaacaatgtgacgatgcttacgttctactgaaccattctgctgatgtgtatgtggacatgctaaacggtgagtgatcccaagcgactgaaagaaggagttgaggttgcgatactcgccaccccagtc
It encodes:
- the LOC119296902 gene encoding uncharacterized protein LOC119296902; this translates as MALHLHRLPLLLLLLLLVLSTASATHSPETARTHHHHHRSPFGTATAHFHPVPAAAPSMHQNHLHADTQSLLATGDVDPVLSDAQPTDAAATPPPALVLPVPDLAEATPQPQEEGPAAATTTTTTSTLLPLPATVATTSSPPPPPAVSDAEQGLQQLARVLTSLGYNEMASEAPLLARAPPLARWPGAITVFAAPDAFLQASCPMCSRRHLLEQHIAMGYYPYSDLAAAATMKIPSASVGFCIKVATERGPFGIHYARIYADGVEVSHPELYNDGRYVVHGLHGFLRPLTHSCFDGPHHHHLTGRSAAASAATAASVVRIMIRDAMARLRDGGYGFMALAMRVKFAELEKYANLTLFALDDPAIFVGGGHDYVSAVRFHIVPNHRLTRADLQRLRPGTVLPTLAGEGQSLVVTHYATDSASSNSNDVRINYIPIKEPDVVVNSRIAVHGVYVPFPRLHLADLAASVAVASATDQRNDTCGTGGPFGSCASSASAITSPKRQVAHGE